The Spirosoma sp. SC4-14 DNA window GTTCGCAAATTATTCAGCGCATCAACAATGTTGAAATTCCATCGCAGTTTAGCCAGATTCAGGAACCCTATCAAACCATGATCCGGCAATGCCTGATCCGCGATGTCGACCAGCGGATTCGTAGTGCCGATGAGCTACTCCGTATATTTTCGCCGACAACCTATTCGTCGGCCGAGCTTATTGATGATTCGTTACCACCGGCTAAATCATCATCGTACGACGAGCAGCGTGCCTATAGCGAAGGATATGCAGCTGTCAGGCGGGGTCGCTCATGGGGTTTACTCAGTGCTTCCGGAAATCTGGTGCTTCCGGTCGAATACGATTCCATTACCGACGTTCAGGGCTACCAGGCATTGGTTCGAAAACAGGGGCAGGCTTCCCGTGTCGAACTTCATGGCGATGACTATCGTCTTTCCCCCCTATTGGCCTCAGCACCTGATCCCGAACCTTTTCCTAAACTCAATCCTGATCCCATCGCCCCCAACACGCTCGAAAAATCCATTCAAGCGGTAACCATACTTCGGCAGGTTTACATTATCGTTACGGTTGGCCTGATCCTGATCATCGTAGGGCTATTTCTACTGAGTCTGGTGTCGAACGGTTTCTTTGCTCCAGGCTACAGTAGCTCCGATTACTATGGATACAACGAAATGCCCCCTTCAAACATGGATATACGCTCTTACTTTAGCTAAAAATTACTATGAAAACCATTATTTTACTACAATATTACTACGATAGCACCTCTCGTATGATGGCTCAACTGAGCATGATGCTGATTGGTACCGGATGTTTGTTAGTGGTGGGCGTTATCATTACGGCGCTCTGGAAAACCTTTCAAAAAGCAGGAGAGCCGGGCTGGGCAGCCATTGTACCTATCTATAATACGCTTACACTGCTCCGAATTGTCGAAAAACCCTGGTGGTGGTTGTTTCTGCTATTGACCCCGTACGTCAATATTGTGTTTGGCGTTTGGATTCTTAACCTCCTCGGTAAGCGATTCGGCAAAAGCGAAGGCTTCGCCCTTGGGCTGCTCGTGTTGCCATTTATTTTTTATCCCAAACTAGCCTGGGGCGATGCCACGTTTCGGGCAAAGCCAGCCTGAAAAGCGAGAACATTGCGTGAAAAGACTGGCGACTTACGAACAACCTGGCACTAAATTTCAGAAGCTATTTAGTTAGCTAACCTGCTCTTTAACAAGGCCTTGCCAGTCTCGCCCATAATAATAAGTCTCTGGTAGTTAGCCCTATACATGGCCATTACCAGAGACTTATTATTATGGGCTTTTCTTATAAAAATGCCAAAACCGACCATGCACCGATCGGTCAGTTTTTCGGGGGGGGGGCCGACGTTTTTGTAAGAAAGCTCCGGCGCTATACATCTCTCAGAAAATGAACAAAAGCAAGCGTCTTTCCCAGATGAGCTTCTACAGAAAATCGTCCGAATCACCCGTAGGCGTATGGGGAAGTTCAGGATCAACAGGAGCATCCCAGTTGTGGGACATGTCGGTATGCTGCGGGATGTGCTCGCCGTCCGACACATCGGTAACCGATACGTCGAGGGTATGTTCCGTTGTATCCTGCTTATTAGTTGACTCATCGGCAACAAACACTTCGGGTTCGTCGGTATGGCCTACATGATGATGTTCCGGCAACGGCGATCCATGATCATCATCCGATGGCTCCACCTCCACCCAGATATCGTCGTACTGCAACCAACCCTGTTCGTCAAGCTGCGTATGCATTGCCTGGAAATACTCGACGGCTACTGGCACCTGCAAACCTTCCCAGATGACCCGATGTTCGTCAACAGCTCGCTGTAACTCGCTGTTTTGGGCCATATCTTCTTCCATCTGCCGACGCTCGTCGGTCGGAAGACTCCCGTCCAGAAAGGCGTCAATTCGGTCGAATTCTGCTTCGCTTAATGCCATAACACAACAATGTTTATGTAGCTGTACTTTTTAAACCTACCGGGTAGGGTTAAGTTCTTTGACTATGTCAGCTACTGGTTTTAACGGTTCCCCAGAACATTCGTTTTAACTGTTCGGTACATTCGTACCGTTTTGTGCGGGCTGTCTGAGGGGTATAGTTCATTATCTGAGCGATTTCGGCCAGCGGTTTTCCCTGAAGATAAAACAGATCGATTACGCGCCGACAGTTTTCGCCCATTCGGTTGAGCAGATAAGTTACCCGGCTAACATTCTCGGAAAAAGCAATCAGGTCGTCGGATAAATCGTCGTCTTTCTGATCAACAAAAACCTCTACGGTTTGGGTTTTCCGATACCGGGCACTTTGCACTTCGTTGATCCATTTACGCTTACAAAACTCAAACAGCACGCTTTTCAGGCGGGCTGTCTGCGATAATTGATAGCGACCAGATCTGACGGCTACGTAGAACTCAGCAATTCCCTGCTGAAATGCATCCTGTGCCTGCTCGGCTGAACCCTGATTGGTTTGTACATAGTGCGCAAAGGAGCGAAACGTTTGGGCATACAGGCAGGCGTAGGCACGGTCGTCGTTGTTTTTTAAACCTGCATAAAGCAATTCATCGGTCGAGAAAGCACTACACGGATTGGCGGGAAGAACCATACTGTTCAGGTAAATAAAAGTACATTCACTATACGCAGGACTTTGGTCTGGAGCCATTCCACGGTTCTCTGTTGCACTCATTTGGGCCGTGGAACGGCTCCAGACCGAAGCCCAGACACACACATAATCAGTACAAAACCGTGATTGGCAATGAGTTGGAAAACTTACCGGTTATGATTGGAATCTGTGCATTGTGGGTCACTTTCCGTACCCACATATTTACGTAGCGATAATGCTCGCCAATGGTCACTACGCCATCCCGATTCAGGTCGGCATCACCCTGGGCGCCTTTTACCAGAAAGTAAGTGAAAGCCCCCTGCCGCAGGTAGCCATATTCGCCCGAGTTTTGATAGGGCCGCGACGATGCCATAACGATAATCGTTAGCGACGGATCATTAAATTGATTGTAGGCCTGACGGCTAATCGGCTGCCTTACCGACGACTGCCGAATGCTACCGGAATGGCAGGCATCGGCCCACACAATTTTGGTTTTGGCAGCCGATCTCCGGAAAGCAGCTTTCAGTTCCTCGTGTAATAATTCCTGCCCTTCGGCCGTAAAAAACGTACCGTCCATGCCGTGTCCGGAAAAATGGAAAATAATTCGATCGTTAGGGCCTGCCAGTTCAAAAACCCGAAGTGCCCGAAGCACATTGGCATGGGTAGCCTGCCCATTAGTCAGGGTGATGATGTGATTAGCGGGTACACTACCTCCGTGCGAACTGCGAAGAAACTCGCTAACCAATCGGGCATCGGCATCGGCAAAGTGCAGATCGTTCTGAACACCGATGTAATCCGACACGCCAACCACAACCGCATAGGTTTGCTGGGCCAATAGGCTGGTAGTTGCCCCCAGCATCAGCGCACTTACAAAAAACCATTTCATAGTCGTAGAGGAACTTAGGCTGAATAATTCCGTTTATCGGGCGTGTTCTTACGTATTGCCGACGCATTGGCGCCCAGTTTATTTCCTTTTCTGTCGATATAATACTCTTCTTCTTTCAGCATAACGAGTGCTTTACCATCCTCAAAATCAGCCGCATTGTCGTATTGACAGGTTATTGCCGTTTTTCCTTTCAGGTTGATGTAGCCCCATTTGCCTTTCTGTTTCACGGCAATTAGCTTATCGCTGGGTTCACGGATTTCGTCATATAGGCTGGCTCCCTGCCGATGGCCTTTTTCATCGACCAGCACCCATCCTTCGTCAGTTCGTTTTTTATAGAGATGCTCGGTCAGCTCGACCTGATCGTTACCTTGCTCAATTGCCTGATAAATACCTTCGGTCGCGGCCAGATTGGGATCTTTCGGAAGTTCGGCAGCCGGTTTCCGTTTAGGCTTTGGTTTATTGGTAGAAGGCAGGCCATTATGTAGTGTCTGATTGTCGGCCCCCTGCTGAACCTTTCCGGTCTGCGTTTTTTTCGGCGGCTTTATCCACCATTTGTAGGCCGATAGCCCTCCCATCGTCAATAGCGAAGCCAGAAATGCAATGATCAATAATATAGATAGTGAATTAACATCAATTGATCGCTTCCTGTCTTTTTGCTCTCCCTGCTGCTGTGGCCTGAACACCGGCTCAACTTTGGCTGCTGCCCCAGACTCATTCTCCGGAATGGATTTAGTATGTTTCGAATCGACAGCGACTACCGCTACCGTTTCGTCGGTCGATATTTTGGGCCGGTCGTAAATGGGTACTGGCACGCGATACGCTTCGGGTACATCGCCACTTACCGTGTCGATCTGAACCAGATAGGCCGAAAAATTATCGTTGGTCTTTCCGGCGCAGCAATCGATCAGGAGTTGTTTTTTCTGTTCGTTGGTTGACTGGCCACCCAACACATTCTCCAGCAACTCGTCGCTTACCCGTTCCAGCACGCCATCCGTACAGAGGAAAAAATAGTCGCCCGGCCGAACGTCATTGATGAGCTGAACATCGGCTTTTATGGCTTTACTGTTCCCTTGAATAGCACGCTCGATTACATTACGCTGCGGATGGTCGCGGGCCTCTTCGGGCGTTATAATTCCCGTTCTCACCAACTGGTTGACCAGCGAATGATCTTCTGTACGCCAGATTATGCGCCCATGGCGCACATGATAAACGCGGCTGTCGCCAATATGAGCTACGGTTGCCCCTGCTTCATGCAAAAAGAGCAATGTAAGCGTAGTGGCCATACCGATTGCTTCTGGATGCCGGGCCAGGTAATCGTCGAACTGTGCCTGCACCCAATCCAGAGCCGTCTGAATATAGTTGGGGGTTGCCACCGGTTCAGGATTCTGAACGAAATAGTTGTTAAACCCTTCAACTGCAATATGGCTGGCTATTTCGCCACGGGCGGCTCCGCCCACTCCATCGCATACCATAAACCACCGCTGTTGCTGCGTTGCGCTATCGGCAACCGGAAATACAGTATCTTCGTTGTTGCTGCGTCCCCCCTGATAAGAATACCCTAACGGTTGGTGAATTGACAGTTTCATTGACGTGTGCCGATTTTAGGTAAACGATAGAATAGTACGGGTAAAGTCGCTGCCTTCTACCTGACGGTAAGCCTTTTGCAGCGATTCCGACATCTGAAAAGTTTTTAGAACCATTTTGGTCTCGCCGATCTGAATGGTGTCGCCATCGTTCAGATAGATCTGTTCTGACGGATGAAGCGCAGGTTCCTGGCCGTTCAGATACGTTCCGTTTCGGCTATTTTTTCGGCTACCATCGGGCTGGAGCGCGCCATCCTGAAGAACATAATCAACCTGCCCCAGTTTGTTGATTTTTACTTCGATGGTACAATGGGGTCGGCTCATATACCGATCGTCAGTTTGAATCATTAGATCAGACGGAGCTTTTTGAGAAAGTCGCCCAAGGGTGTTTAGCCCTTTTTTGAGATTAAATGTCTGCGAGGCTGTTTTTTCGTCATGAACGATCAGCCAACCCAGAATCTCAGGCAGGGCGGGTTTAGCACCTGCCTGGTTCTGCACCCACGTTTTCTCCTCATCGTTATCCCGAATCAAGGTTTCGTCTTCATTATTGACGGGCAATTCGGGCGTTAACAACTGAAGTGGCAGGGGGTTGAGGTAACCACATTTGGGGCATTTTACCTCCCTGGCCTGAGTAGGCACTTTTACCCGAACGGTAAGCCGGGCCCGGCAGGTTGGATTTCCGCAAGTGAGGGTGAGTTCCTGAACGTTCATGACGATATAACTAAAAGAGAAAGAATCAACTACCTATAGAGTATTCCTTAGAGCTGACCTCACTCAGGCAACCCAGTCGCTGACATCGGCGTTGTTGTCGTAGTCGTGCGCCAGATCCGTATGGCTTTCCGACGAAGTTGTCCCATCCATAACCGGAGCCTCGTAGGTATGGTCGAGTGGAGCCGTAGCTAACACTTCGCCCGTGTTCATGTCAACTTTAACGGCTGTTTCGAACTGATGATCGCCATCTACATCCATAGCACCAACTCCCGTATCAAGAATTACCACATCGGCGTAGCCATCGTGGTTAGAGTCACCCATCGTAACCGCATGACCATCGACCGTTGTTCTTACTACGTCTACGTCATTCGTTGTGTCGGTAGCAACAGGCGTATTCGGCTTACCGTCAAAAGCCGTCATGGCCGGTGCGCTATACGCTTCTTTCATGGGGCTCTGGCCTATCACCTGATGCGTATTCGGATCGATCTCAAACTGAGTCTCCATGATTCCATCGTTATCGGTATCGACTACCCCAACCGTGCCATCAATAATAAGCACTTCGGCATCGCCGTCGTGATCGCCATCGGCCAGCGTAACCACGTGCCCCTGATACTCAACCGTATGCACGTCTGCCTGCTGGTCTGAATTCGCCGTAAACGTTGAGGGCGTTGAGGGCGATGTTCCCAATGCATTCATATTAGGCGCTTCGAAAGGTGTCGCCAGTGGAGCTTGTGATACAATCTGATGGGTGTTCGGATCGAGTTCGACACGGGTTTCCATGATCCCATCGTTATCTTTATCGACAGCGGCAACCGTACCATCAATAACAATCACCTCCGAATCGCCATCATGGTCGATGTCGCCCATTCCGATAACATGGCCATTGTATTCGCCCACCTTGATGTCGGGCGCGCTGGTTGTGGAGCTGGTATTGATAGAGTGCAATGAGCTATGGTCGGGCACCTCGTTGCCGTAAACAGTGGCAGCATACTCTTCCCGCTGCTGGGTTGTCATAGCATCCCACTCTTCTTTGTAATAGGTGTTGTAGAAATGGCCATTCCATTCGAAATACCCACCGGGGCCAACTTCCTGGCGAGCGGTTTTAAACGCGTCTTCAAACGACATCTGGTCGGTAACGTGTGTGGCAATCATGGGTTCGTGCGTAGTTGATGTTGACGGAGTAGGTTCAGCAGTTGTTGTTGAGTTATTGTTCTGCGCTACATTAGGATGTGCGTTTGTGGTCACGTGGGTACTATCGGCGGGCGTTTCAGATACCGGTTTGTGTGACTCAGAAGCGGGTTTTGTTTCTGTTTTAGGATGGTTTTCGTTGGCTTTGCCGTCCTGCTGCATTCCCCAGGTCAGGGCACTGCCTCCGGCTAAGGCAGCAACTCCGCCCAAGCCAGCATAAATGCGTTTTTTTTGTTGAGCAGTCAGTGCTTTACCGCCTGTTTTTCCCACTTGAGTAGGTTGGTCAAACGATTCGGAAGTCGGGTTCATTGTCGTATTGTTTAGTATGTTAAACACTAGCTTGAATCGGTTTCTATTTCTTTATCCGGGCCAGTAGTTGAATGTCAGTGCCTGGTGAAAAAATATTTTTTCTTTTTTTCAGGGCTCCCGGATTGCGACAGGTCACGATTGCCTGCAATCAGATTGGCTATTGGCAGAGACAGCAAATCGGCCATCAGTTTTCAACCCACTGGCATTTGCAATAGCGGCATTGTTTCTGATGTATCAGGTCGGCAAACGGGACATACCCCAGAAACTGCTGACAGTTTGGATTGGGACAGATATAATCGCGCCGAAACGCTTCGTCCAGCACCTGAACCCGTTCGGCCGTATTGAACAGATAGGCATCAACCAGCGAGGCCAGCGCAAAGCCGCCCGGCACCCACGATACGGCTACCCGAATCCAGGCTTTTTTCTTGGGGTCGCCCGTCAGAATTTCCTGTTTGGCGGCCGTATATTGTTCATAGTGCCAGCTCAGCCGTTTAAACTCCTGCGCGAATCCAGGCAATTTGCCCCCGGCATTACCCAAACTACCCGCCTGCCGGTTAGCCGATTGCCCCGGCCCAGTAGCAGGTGAAGGCGGAAGCTTAACCTTTTCGAAAATGCCTTTCACATCTAGCGGAACAAGTGTACCCAGCACCACTGAGCTGCTGGGTGTAATCATTTTCTGCATAATCCGCCGACCGTCTACTTCAGTACCATATGTCGAATTAAGATCTTCGAGCAAGCCCAGAAAGTCGGTGAAAAGGGTTAGTCTGGCATGATAACGGCTAATTCCCGGTTTTTCGAGAATGAGGTCGTTATCCTTGTTTTTTCCGATACGGATAACCCGCAAAGCAGCCCGTTCCGAAACATCAGGAGTCATATCGCTTGATAAGGTTAAGAGTAAAGAACCCATTAAGGGCATTCTGATGTGCACACAAGACCCGCCTTCGGTCGAAGACAGATCCAGAAACTACCACCGAATAGAATATTGATTCAGCCGATTTTGCGCGTTGGTGTAGCCGAGCCGGGCAGCTCGTTTGTAATAAGATACGGCCTTCGACCAATCTTTGATTACTCCCTGACCATAGTCATATAAATAGCCGAGGTTGTAGAGCGAATACACATTGTTTTGCTCGGCAGCTTGTTCATACCAGTATCGGGCCGTTGCATAATCGACGCCGTTTCCACCAATATACCCCCCATAATAGAGCGCCCCCAGCGAATTCTGGGCATCGGAGTGGCGTTGACCAGCGGCTTTCCGGTACCAGTATTCGGCCTGCGAATAATCCAGGGTAACTCCTGTTCCGTAGTGATACGCCTGCCCTAATCGGAACTGGGCATTGGCATCACCATCTTCGGCCGCTTCCCGATACCAGCGGACGGCTTCATAAATGTTCTTGTTCACGCCATTGCCGTTGGCATACAGTTCGCCAAGGTTGTATTTGGCTTTTGCAATGCCACCCGCAGCAGCTTTTTCGTAACACGCTCTGGCTTTCTGATAATCCTGCTCAACACCCAGTCCATAATGATAGAGGGCGCCAATATTGTTTAAGCTAAGCAGATAGCCCCGATCGGCAGCTTTCCAATACCAACGGAGCGCTTCCGTATAATCTTTCTGCGTCCCCGTGCCAGTGCCGTACATATAGCCAAGGTGATTAATAGCTTCGGGCGTCATCAGTGGCGAATCCCGGTATTCATACAGGATACTAAAGGCCGCCGTATAGTCGCCTTTATCGGCCAGTTCAACCCCTTTCTGTATCTGGCTTTTTACATAGAAGAACCAGCCTCCACCCAGCATAGCCGCCAAGAGCACCAATAGGCCAACTGCCAGCAGCACATTTCGAAGTGGACTCTTCTGTACCTGCTTTTTATCGGTCTGTTTGTTTGCTCTTTTTCCACGTGTATCGCTTTCTTTTGTATCATCTATGGCCGACTCCTTATGGCCATTAGTACCCTGGTTATTTCTGTTGTGGCCATTCTTTTCGAGGTCCGTATTATTTTTGATCTGGGTTTTTTCGTCGTCAATTTCAACAACAAGAGGTATTACTCCGGTAAGAGCTTCTTTAAAGGCTTCGCAGCTCTGGAACCGCTCGGCAGGGTCTTTTCGGGTTGCCTTCTGAATAGCCGCATTGACCCGATCCGATACACCCGGAATCAATGGCAGCGCTTTTTGCACAATTTCGGTTTGAACTTTATACGACGAACCAAACGAATCGTCGTAGGGTCTTTTGCCGGTCAGAAGGGCATATAGCGTAACACCAAGGGAGTAAATGTCGGTCCGATAATCAACGTTTTTAGGGCTTGTGATCTGTTCCGGACTCATGTATTGCGGAGACCCGATATTGGTATTGGTTTCGGTCAGTTCCAGGTTGTTATCCATAATCTTGGCAATCCCGAAATCCATCACTTTAATCTGTCCGCTACGAGTCAGAAACAGGTTGGATGGTTTTATGTCGCGATGGATAAGGTTCTTCTGATGTACATACGTCATCGCATCGAGTATATCGGCAAACCATCGGGTTGCCTGCGCTTCTGACAGGGGACCATGTTCGATCAGATAGCGGCCGAGGTCTTCACCTTCCAGATATTCCATGATAATAGCCATCGTGTCGTCGTCTTCGTGGTAATCGATTACCTGACGAATATGCGGATGGTCTAGTCCGACCATGGTTCTGGCTTCGAGCCGGAATCGTTCGGCCAGTTTCTCTTTGACTTCCATGCCCGGTTTTAGCACTTTAATCGCAAACCGTTTTCCGAGTAGATTTTCGGCATACCATACGGTTGCCATACCACCTTCGCCTAGTTTCTGACTTAATGTGTAGGTAAGAAGTTGCGTTTTCATAGTACACTAAAGAAGAAGATTATAACGACTGCGCAGAGCAGAGCAATTGCGTTTTCAATGAGTTAATCCGACCGATGGCACAGATGTCAGCGGCTGTTGAACACTACAGCAAAAAAATACATCTGCCGATCTGGTTATCAGCCCAATAGCACTTACATTCAGCTATTAAAACTAGTAGGCTCCGGCATTAGAATAAATAGTTAGGGCTAACTATAAATCGAGCGATTGAACTTGATTTATCGCTTATTTTATACTGGCCAACCGAGTGTATTCCTCCCATTATCTGATCATTCAGGCCGACGTGTTATACGCCAAAAGCCCCTACGGAGCCGGGTTCAGCCGGTGCCATAGGGGCTTTTCACAACCAGAAACTAGCTGGATGGTATGTCTGGGTTTCGTCTAACCCGCCACGTTAACTCGTCGGATATGACTGTGCTTCTGTCCGCGTCGACGCCGGTTCAG harbors:
- a CDS encoding DUF5684 domain-containing protein, giving the protein MKTIILLQYYYDSTSRMMAQLSMMLIGTGCLLVVGVIITALWKTFQKAGEPGWAAIVPIYNTLTLLRIVEKPWWWLFLLLTPYVNIVFGVWILNLLGKRFGKSEGFALGLLVLPFIFYPKLAWGDATFRAKPA
- a CDS encoding sigma-70 family RNA polymerase sigma factor, yielding MVLPANPCSAFSTDELLYAGLKNNDDRAYACLYAQTFRSFAHYVQTNQGSAEQAQDAFQQGIAEFYVAVRSGRYQLSQTARLKSVLFEFCKRKWINEVQSARYRKTQTVEVFVDQKDDDLSDDLIAFSENVSRVTYLLNRMGENCRRVIDLFYLQGKPLAEIAQIMNYTPQTARTKRYECTEQLKRMFWGTVKTSS
- a CDS encoding caspase family protein — protein: MKWFFVSALMLGATTSLLAQQTYAVVVGVSDYIGVQNDLHFADADARLVSEFLRSSHGGSVPANHIITLTNGQATHANVLRALRVFELAGPNDRIIFHFSGHGMDGTFFTAEGQELLHEELKAAFRRSAAKTKIVWADACHSGSIRQSSVRQPISRQAYNQFNDPSLTIIVMASSRPYQNSGEYGYLRQGAFTYFLVKGAQGDADLNRDGVVTIGEHYRYVNMWVRKVTHNAQIPIITGKFSNSLPITVLY
- a CDS encoding protein phosphatase 2C domain-containing protein; its protein translation is MKLSIHQPLGYSYQGGRSNNEDTVFPVADSATQQQRWFMVCDGVGGAARGEIASHIAVEGFNNYFVQNPEPVATPNYIQTALDWVQAQFDDYLARHPEAIGMATTLTLLFLHEAGATVAHIGDSRVYHVRHGRIIWRTEDHSLVNQLVRTGIITPEEARDHPQRNVIERAIQGNSKAIKADVQLINDVRPGDYFFLCTDGVLERVSDELLENVLGGQSTNEQKKQLLIDCCAGKTNDNFSAYLVQIDTVSGDVPEAYRVPVPIYDRPKISTDETVAVVAVDSKHTKSIPENESGAAAKVEPVFRPQQQGEQKDRKRSIDVNSLSILLIIAFLASLLTMGGLSAYKWWIKPPKKTQTGKVQQGADNQTLHNGLPSTNKPKPKRKPAAELPKDPNLAATEGIYQAIEQGNDQVELTEHLYKKRTDEGWVLVDEKGHRQGASLYDEIREPSDKLIAVKQKGKWGYINLKGKTAITCQYDNAADFEDGKALVMLKEEEYYIDRKGNKLGANASAIRKNTPDKRNYSA
- a CDS encoding FHA domain-containing protein; translation: MNVQELTLTCGNPTCRARLTVRVKVPTQAREVKCPKCGYLNPLPLQLLTPELPVNNEDETLIRDNDEEKTWVQNQAGAKPALPEILGWLIVHDEKTASQTFNLKKGLNTLGRLSQKAPSDLMIQTDDRYMSRPHCTIEVKINKLGQVDYVLQDGALQPDGSRKNSRNGTYLNGQEPALHPSEQIYLNDGDTIQIGETKMVLKTFQMSESLQKAYRQVEGSDFTRTILSFT
- a CDS encoding FHA domain-containing protein: MTPDVSERAALRVIRIGKNKDNDLILEKPGISRYHARLTLFTDFLGLLEDLNSTYGTEVDGRRIMQKMITPSSSVVLGTLVPLDVKGIFEKVKLPPSPATGPGQSANRQAGSLGNAGGKLPGFAQEFKRLSWHYEQYTAAKQEILTGDPKKKAWIRVAVSWVPGGFALASLVDAYLFNTAERVQVLDEAFRRDYICPNPNCQQFLGYVPFADLIHQKQCRYCKCQWVEN
- a CDS encoding serine/threonine-protein kinase, producing the protein MKTQLLTYTLSQKLGEGGMATVWYAENLLGKRFAIKVLKPGMEVKEKLAERFRLEARTMVGLDHPHIRQVIDYHEDDDTMAIIMEYLEGEDLGRYLIEHGPLSEAQATRWFADILDAMTYVHQKNLIHRDIKPSNLFLTRSGQIKVMDFGIAKIMDNNLELTETNTNIGSPQYMSPEQITSPKNVDYRTDIYSLGVTLYALLTGKRPYDDSFGSSYKVQTEIVQKALPLIPGVSDRVNAAIQKATRKDPAERFQSCEAFKEALTGVIPLVVEIDDEKTQIKNNTDLEKNGHNRNNQGTNGHKESAIDDTKESDTRGKRANKQTDKKQVQKSPLRNVLLAVGLLVLLAAMLGGGWFFYVKSQIQKGVELADKGDYTAAFSILYEYRDSPLMTPEAINHLGYMYGTGTGTQKDYTEALRWYWKAADRGYLLSLNNIGALYHYGLGVEQDYQKARACYEKAAAGGIAKAKYNLGELYANGNGVNKNIYEAVRWYREAAEDGDANAQFRLGQAYHYGTGVTLDYSQAEYWYRKAAGQRHSDAQNSLGALYYGGYIGGNGVDYATARYWYEQAAEQNNVYSLYNLGYLYDYGQGVIKDWSKAVSYYKRAARLGYTNAQNRLNQYSIRW